The following proteins are encoded in a genomic region of Desulfosporosinus youngiae DSM 17734:
- a CDS encoding sigma-70 family RNA polymerase sigma factor, with product MKKDLIGKARQGDLDAWEVLIREIYPQASKQAFCLLRDKDLALDAVQNTMLKVFNNLSGLKDDGAFTGWWRRILTNEVYLLLRFSSRVMPGITPELLNTGELSVEDAVTLKLEMGQAIKGLPLEQQQILLDIDLRGLNLQEAAVEYNLPLGTVKSRLFRARARLQETLKQYRKKPKERIDMTLEPSDIKDRICDYLEGTMEAAARNTFEQELSQNPAWQEEMKKQKDFLTFLHSLTGKITLSVAEIKDKVQAVIEKTEDYEEIVDATFFEQGKPTTMTSHIWFKKPDSYRTDGDSASTGPITVIMKDGIMLSWLADKRQVRKLILSQEYRERGNFNFPDSLKAMAENKSSRILGTEYLQGRPVLHVQFSEQVPGLGEMNTHHWMDKETWMPIRTEYYNVKGELVNRREVRELRLNQGLPDSLFELDLPEGVTIEEENSQVLNLPQDITLTEAAERLHQAPYSLPGQNYKIKHQWIEIKEGKGALLSMYSVLGEQNPLLIVTQGPVPHTNLPPNSSTEPVEIEFDGRKTTGGLIKVELAGVKYMLEWEDNGYYYTCGGQLEKAELLKVPGKLKRAE from the coding sequence GTGAAAAAAGATCTGATTGGGAAGGCCCGGCAGGGTGACCTTGACGCTTGGGAAGTATTAATCCGGGAAATCTATCCCCAGGCTTCGAAACAGGCCTTCTGCCTGCTGAGAGATAAGGATCTGGCCCTGGATGCCGTGCAAAACACGATGCTTAAGGTTTTTAATAACCTGTCAGGCTTAAAAGATGACGGTGCCTTTACCGGTTGGTGGCGGCGGATATTAACCAACGAAGTATACCTGTTGCTGCGTTTCAGCAGCAGGGTAATGCCGGGGATAACACCGGAACTGCTGAACACCGGGGAACTGTCTGTCGAGGATGCTGTCACGCTGAAGTTGGAAATGGGGCAGGCGATTAAAGGGCTTCCTCTGGAACAACAGCAAATCCTGCTTGATATTGATCTAAGAGGATTGAATTTACAGGAAGCAGCTGTTGAATACAATCTTCCCCTGGGAACGGTCAAGTCGCGGTTATTCCGGGCCCGGGCCCGTCTGCAGGAAACGCTGAAACAGTATAGAAAAAAGCCAAAGGAGCGAATAGACATGACGCTAGAGCCATCAGATATAAAAGACCGGATTTGTGACTATTTGGAAGGAACCATGGAGGCAGCAGCCAGAAATACCTTTGAACAAGAACTGTCGCAAAACCCTGCCTGGCAAGAGGAAATGAAAAAGCAAAAGGACTTTTTGACATTTCTGCATTCACTGACCGGAAAAATTACCCTTTCCGTAGCCGAGATTAAGGATAAGGTGCAGGCGGTGATAGAGAAAACAGAGGATTACGAGGAAATCGTGGATGCTACTTTCTTTGAGCAGGGAAAACCAACCACCATGACCTCTCATATTTGGTTCAAGAAGCCTGATAGCTATCGGACAGACGGGGACAGTGCGTCAACGGGTCCCATAACCGTCATTATGAAAGACGGAATTATGCTGAGTTGGCTTGCCGATAAGCGCCAGGTCAGAAAACTTATCTTAAGCCAGGAATACAGAGAACGCGGCAACTTTAATTTTCCGGACAGCCTCAAGGCCATGGCCGAGAATAAATCCAGCCGGATATTAGGTACGGAATACCTGCAAGGCCGGCCTGTTCTTCATGTCCAATTCAGTGAACAAGTTCCCGGGCTGGGGGAAATGAATACTCATCACTGGATGGACAAAGAAACCTGGATGCCAATACGAACGGAATATTATAATGTTAAAGGAGAACTGGTTAACCGCCGGGAAGTGAGGGAGCTCCGTCTCAATCAGGGACTGCCTGATTCCCTGTTTGAACTGGATCTTCCTGAAGGGGTAACCATCGAGGAGGAAAACAGTCAAGTCCTCAATCTTCCTCAGGATATAACGCTGACTGAGGCAGCAGAGCGTTTACATCAGGCCCCCTATAGTTTGCCTGGTCAGAATTATAAGATCAAACACCAATGGATTGAAATAAAAGAGGGGAAAGGTGCTCTGCTCAGCATGTATTCCGTCCTCGGTGAGCAGAACCCGTTGTTGATTGTCACCCAAGGGCCGGTGCCGCATACTAATCTGCCTCCAAATTCAAGCACCGAACCCGTAGAAATTGAGTTTGACGGCAGGAAAACAACAGGGGGCCTCATCAAGGTCGAATTGGCGGGTGTCAAATACATGCTCGAGTGGGAGGACAATGGTTACTATTATACCTGCGGCGGGCAGCTGGAAAAGGCTGAATTGCTCAAAGTCCCCGGAAAATTGAAGCGGGCAGAATAA
- a CDS encoding thiolase family protein, with protein sequence MYSKAFIPYGGYYSTPFARWQGSLQNEHAVELAASTAKKWLASKAIDPKLFEYLVFGKTIGQIYTFYDAPWAASLMGAPDIPGMHITQACSTSTTVLNQAASAIETGLYETSFCLLTDRCSNGPFTVWPNPKGPGGELISESWLMDNFDGGPWRGVAMIQTAENVVNKAGGITKEDVDRVTARRYEQYQAALANERAFQKRYMIPAEYKISKKKTGVVETDEGVTPTTLESLTALKPVIPGGVHSFGAQTHPADGNCGLIVTTRDKARELSTDKNLEVQILSYGYARAEQAHMAMAVVPAARMALEKAGIGIKDVKAIKSHNPFTANDLYMANEMGIDVMMMNNYGCSLVYGHPQAPTAARTIIEMIEELAILGGGYGLFTGCAAGDTGAALVIKVS encoded by the coding sequence ATGTATTCAAAAGCGTTTATTCCTTATGGTGGTTACTACAGTACACCCTTTGCCCGTTGGCAGGGGAGTCTGCAAAATGAACATGCTGTCGAACTGGCAGCCTCAACCGCTAAAAAATGGCTGGCAAGCAAGGCCATTGATCCCAAGTTATTCGAATATCTGGTTTTTGGTAAAACCATCGGACAAATTTATACGTTTTACGATGCTCCTTGGGCGGCCTCACTAATGGGTGCTCCGGATATCCCTGGTATGCATATTACTCAGGCCTGCTCTACTTCCACAACGGTTTTAAATCAAGCGGCGTCAGCTATCGAGACAGGCCTTTATGAAACCTCATTTTGCTTGCTCACAGACCGTTGTTCCAATGGCCCCTTCACAGTCTGGCCTAATCCCAAGGGCCCTGGGGGTGAACTGATTTCGGAAAGCTGGCTGATGGATAACTTTGACGGTGGTCCTTGGAGAGGAGTTGCCATGATTCAAACTGCCGAAAACGTGGTCAATAAGGCTGGTGGAATCACTAAAGAAGACGTTGACCGGGTTACGGCGAGACGTTATGAGCAATATCAGGCTGCTTTGGCGAATGAGCGGGCTTTCCAAAAACGTTATATGATTCCAGCGGAATATAAAATCAGCAAAAAGAAAACAGGAGTCGTGGAAACGGATGAAGGCGTGACCCCCACAACGCTGGAGAGTTTGACTGCCTTAAAACCGGTTATCCCAGGAGGGGTACACTCCTTTGGTGCTCAAACCCATCCGGCGGATGGCAATTGCGGGTTGATTGTCACCACCAGAGATAAGGCTCGGGAACTGAGTACGGATAAAAACCTGGAAGTTCAGATCCTATCCTATGGCTATGCCCGTGCTGAACAGGCGCATATGGCTATGGCTGTAGTTCCTGCCGCAAGAATGGCGTTGGAAAAGGCCGGGATCGGTATCAAGGATGTAAAAGCGATCAAATCTCACAATCCATTTACGGCCAACGATTTGTACATGGCTAACGAGATGGGTATTGATGTCATGATGATGAATAATTACGGCTGCTCACTTGTTTACGGGCATCCTCAGGCACCTACTGCCGCTCGGACCATTATCGAAATGATTGAAGAGCTGGCGATTCTTGGTGGCGGTTATGGTCTATTCACAGGATGCGCTGCCGGCGACACCGGTGCTGCCTTAGTTATCAAGGTTTCTTAA
- a CDS encoding acyl CoA:acetate/3-ketoacid CoA transferase, producing MPKVIKSDEVRNYVKDGDTIYTTGFGLGGFAEEAAVGIRKSFLETGHPRDLTLYYATGVGNFKDRGVAHFGLEGLLKRLVAGHFAVAGPDITKLVMDNKLEAYTLPQGVFVTMSRNIASKRPGILSKVGLGTFIDPRIVGGKLNQKAKDSEDLVELIEFKNEEWLYYKLPKLDVVLVRGSVADERGNISDYREGVSVEGLSAAMAAKACGGIVIAQVEHLVKAGSLHAKQVCIPGVLVDYVVVAKPEWHYQTMCTYFNPAFTGEIKLAVDSMSVKAMELDDRKIVCRRAAMELSPDVVVNLGIGMPDGVSKVCAEEKVADQVCLTTESGAIGGMPAPGLDFGHSVNAESIIGTAFQFDYYDGGGLDIGFLGMGQVDAFGNVNVSQFAGRPIGAGGFINITQNTKNVVFCGTFTDGAELEIADGKLTIVKEGKRKKFVSDVEQITFSGKYAAKDGQSVLYVTERAVFQLTAEGLELIEIAPGVDLEKDILRSMDFKPIIKEVKSMSPEIFQERWGKLAGILQSKIKN from the coding sequence ATGCCCAAGGTTATCAAATCTGACGAAGTGCGGAATTATGTAAAAGACGGGGACACTATTTATACGACAGGCTTCGGATTGGGAGGTTTTGCGGAAGAAGCGGCCGTTGGTATTAGAAAAAGTTTTCTTGAAACCGGCCATCCTCGCGATTTAACGCTCTATTATGCAACGGGTGTCGGTAATTTCAAAGATCGTGGAGTTGCTCATTTCGGACTTGAAGGACTCTTGAAGAGATTGGTAGCAGGACATTTTGCAGTTGCCGGACCCGATATAACCAAACTCGTCATGGATAATAAACTAGAAGCCTATACGCTGCCCCAGGGTGTGTTCGTGACGATGTCGCGCAACATAGCCAGTAAGCGCCCGGGTATTTTGTCCAAGGTTGGCTTAGGTACTTTTATTGATCCTCGCATAGTTGGGGGTAAGCTTAACCAAAAAGCCAAGGATAGTGAGGATCTCGTAGAACTCATTGAGTTTAAGAACGAAGAGTGGCTTTATTACAAGCTTCCCAAACTTGACGTTGTGCTTGTTCGGGGTTCAGTGGCGGACGAACGTGGTAATATCTCCGATTATCGGGAAGGGGTTTCGGTAGAGGGTTTATCGGCGGCCATGGCAGCTAAAGCTTGTGGCGGAATCGTCATAGCTCAGGTGGAACATTTAGTCAAAGCAGGATCGCTGCACGCCAAGCAGGTGTGCATTCCGGGTGTACTGGTAGATTATGTGGTTGTTGCAAAGCCGGAGTGGCATTATCAAACCATGTGTACGTATTTTAACCCAGCCTTTACAGGGGAGATAAAACTAGCCGTTGATTCGATGTCGGTCAAAGCGATGGAACTGGATGATCGGAAGATTGTTTGCAGAAGAGCGGCCATGGAATTATCGCCGGATGTTGTAGTTAATTTAGGGATTGGGATGCCGGATGGGGTTTCCAAAGTGTGTGCAGAGGAAAAGGTGGCAGATCAGGTATGCTTAACCACGGAATCAGGCGCCATCGGCGGCATGCCGGCCCCAGGCTTGGATTTCGGCCATTCTGTTAATGCGGAAAGTATTATAGGTACGGCATTTCAGTTCGATTATTATGACGGAGGCGGACTTGATATCGGATTTCTGGGAATGGGTCAGGTGGATGCGTTTGGGAATGTCAATGTTAGTCAGTTTGCCGGACGGCCGATAGGTGCCGGCGGATTCATTAACATAACCCAAAATACCAAAAACGTCGTGTTTTGTGGAACCTTTACCGATGGGGCTGAATTGGAGATTGCCGATGGCAAGTTGACGATTGTAAAAGAGGGAAAAAGGAAAAAGTTTGTATCCGATGTGGAACAAATCACCTTCAGTGGGAAGTATGCCGCCAAGGATGGTCAATCGGTTTTATACGTCACAGAACGAGCCGTTTTCCAACTTACGGCGGAGGGCTTGGAATTGATTGAAATTGCGCCTGGAGTCGATCTGGAAAAAGACATTTTAAGGTCCATGGATTTCAAACCGATTATTAAAGAGGTAAAGTCAATGTCTCCAGAAATATTCCAGGAAAGATGGGGAAAACTGGCCGGAATTCTTCAGTCTAAAATCAAGAATTAG
- a CDS encoding 3-hydroxyacyl-CoA dehydrogenase family protein, protein MSTKKIGVLGAGSMGGGIAHLAAVKGFEVVLCDVEQRFVEGAVKRIAGFMDKSVEKQKMTVDEKEAVLKRITITTNMEDFAAVDMVIEAIFEDLEIKKSAFEKLDKICAPETIFGSNTSSMSITTLASATNRPDRVVGLHFFNPPLIMRLLEVIRGYYTSDETVKLASEVAQALGKTPVVVKKDTPGFIVNRIMMPQFLEAIRIVEEGIATPEDVDIAVKLGLNYPMGPFELMDFTGVEISVHVADYLFNESKDMKWNPPQAIRALVRAGRLGKKTGAGWFDYRK, encoded by the coding sequence ATGTCAACTAAGAAAATTGGGGTTTTAGGTGCGGGTTCAATGGGTGGCGGAATCGCCCACCTGGCAGCAGTAAAGGGTTTTGAGGTGGTACTCTGTGATGTGGAACAACGCTTTGTCGAAGGTGCAGTTAAGCGTATAGCCGGTTTCATGGATAAGAGCGTCGAGAAGCAGAAAATGACAGTTGATGAAAAAGAGGCAGTATTAAAGAGAATCACTATAACCACCAACATGGAGGACTTTGCTGCTGTCGATATGGTAATTGAGGCTATTTTTGAAGATCTGGAAATTAAAAAGAGTGCTTTTGAGAAACTGGATAAGATTTGCGCCCCGGAAACAATCTTTGGCTCTAATACGTCTTCCATGTCAATCACCACGTTAGCTTCAGCCACTAACCGCCCGGATAGAGTGGTTGGTCTGCACTTCTTTAATCCTCCCTTGATTATGCGTTTGCTAGAAGTCATCCGAGGTTATTACACCAGTGATGAGACGGTAAAGTTAGCCTCTGAGGTTGCTCAAGCTTTGGGAAAAACCCCTGTAGTGGTGAAGAAGGACACTCCTGGATTTATCGTAAACCGCATAATGATGCCTCAATTCTTGGAGGCTATTCGCATCGTCGAAGAAGGAATAGCTACTCCAGAGGATGTGGATATAGCAGTTAAACTGGGGCTGAACTATCCGATGGGTCCCTTCGAACTCATGGACTTTACCGGCGTAGAAATCTCGGTTCATGTAGCAGATTATTTGTTCAATGAATCAAAGGATATGAAATGGAACCCTCCTCAGGCCATCAGGGCTTTGGTACGGGCCGGACGCTTGGGCAAGAAGACGGGTGCCGGATGGTTTGACTACCGAAAATAA
- a CDS encoding enoyl-CoA hydratase-related protein: MTYEAIQLIKENGVATITLNRPPMNPLNSQVFKELSQAADELQSDASVKAVIITGAGNKAFAAGADVAEMANLTPVEVYNFCQASRVAFEKIEDLGKPVIAAIGGLALGGGCELALCCDFRLAADTAKFGQPEIGLGIIPGAGGTQRLPRLIGAARAKELIFLGDIFDASAALSLGLVNKVIPADSLMEEARKLAQKLAAKPAVAMCMAKSAINTGVNLDISSALTLEIQCFVTAFASDDRQEGLGAFMEKRKPNFMGK, from the coding sequence ATGACTTATGAAGCAATTCAGTTGATTAAAGAAAACGGGGTAGCCACTATCACCCTTAACCGCCCTCCCATGAATCCTCTGAACAGTCAAGTGTTCAAGGAGCTGAGCCAGGCGGCAGATGAACTGCAGTCCGATGCTTCTGTTAAAGCTGTTATCATTACTGGCGCAGGAAACAAGGCCTTTGCAGCCGGTGCCGATGTTGCGGAAATGGCTAACCTAACCCCGGTAGAAGTTTACAACTTTTGTCAGGCTTCCCGGGTTGCCTTTGAGAAGATTGAAGATTTAGGAAAACCGGTTATTGCTGCCATTGGCGGTCTGGCTTTAGGGGGCGGGTGTGAGTTGGCTTTGTGCTGTGACTTCCGTTTGGCAGCCGATACTGCCAAATTCGGGCAACCTGAAATTGGTTTGGGCATTATTCCCGGCGCTGGAGGCACCCAGCGTCTGCCGAGGCTGATTGGGGCAGCCAGAGCTAAGGAGCTGATTTTCTTGGGTGACATCTTCGATGCTTCTGCGGCGCTAAGCCTTGGTTTGGTAAACAAAGTGATACCAGCTGATTCTCTTATGGAGGAAGCCCGGAAGCTTGCCCAAAAACTGGCTGCAAAACCTGCAGTGGCTATGTGTATGGCTAAATCAGCCATCAACACAGGGGTAAATCTGGATATCTCATCCGCTTTAACTCTGGAAATTCAATGCTTTGTCACTGCCTTTGCCAGCGATGACCGCCAAGAAGGCCTGGGGGCCTTTATGGAAAAGCGAAAACCTAACTTCATGGGCAAGTAG
- a CDS encoding acyl-CoA dehydrogenase family protein, which translates to MKSLPKGGSFLFDQTNPQAIFTPEDFTLEHKMIYRTTTGFVTDKVLSQMDELEAQKDSLLRELLEAAGELGLNGADVPEDYDGMNMDKISTTIIAECMGRSGSFAMTHGGQTGIGSMPIVMFGTHEQKKKYLPGIVTGEKIGAYALTEPGAGSDALSAKTRAELSPDGNYYILNGTKQFITNSAIADIFIVYAKLDGDKFTAFIVDGDSEGLSTGAEEKKMGIKGSSTRSVILEDVKVPVENLLFEIGRGHVVAFNILNLGRYKLAANALGNAKFALELAASYANERKQFGTPIANFGLIKEKLAEMAIKIYVAESMVYRTGGLLENILHSLDTTGADGGQIAAKGIEEYALECSVNKIFATEVQAYAVDEGVQIHGGYGFSAEYTIERLYRDARIYRIFEGTNEINRVLVPTTLLRRAAKGDLPLQEAIEKLKGAMAGGSLVREGEAGLVQAAKDIFLLTIGAGLEKYGKELQKQQEILGRLADLAIGAFAVESAWLRAQKAVANEGGVKAKLKLSMARAYINAAVGLLEYSAKETLTALAEGEELAGLLENLRKLTNYAIRDTVALRQEIAAAISENGKYGV; encoded by the coding sequence ATGAAAAGCTTACCTAAAGGGGGGAGTTTCCTCTTCGATCAAACCAACCCCCAAGCTATTTTTACCCCTGAGGATTTTACCCTTGAGCATAAAATGATTTACCGGACTACGACAGGATTCGTGACAGATAAGGTTTTGTCGCAAATGGATGAGCTGGAAGCCCAAAAGGATAGTTTGCTCAGGGAGCTTCTGGAGGCAGCCGGAGAGTTGGGGCTGAACGGCGCAGATGTTCCGGAAGACTATGACGGCATGAATATGGATAAAATCAGTACCACGATCATAGCCGAGTGTATGGGGCGGTCCGGTTCCTTTGCCATGACTCATGGTGGCCAGACCGGGATTGGCAGTATGCCCATCGTTATGTTTGGTACCCATGAACAAAAGAAAAAGTATCTGCCTGGAATTGTCACTGGCGAAAAGATCGGGGCCTATGCGCTGACTGAACCGGGAGCGGGCTCGGACGCCCTGTCTGCTAAGACCCGGGCAGAATTAAGTCCCGATGGCAACTATTACATCCTAAACGGGACTAAACAGTTTATCACAAATTCCGCTATAGCGGATATATTCATAGTTTACGCCAAACTAGATGGGGATAAGTTCACGGCGTTTATCGTAGATGGAGATTCGGAGGGGCTTTCTACCGGGGCTGAGGAAAAGAAAATGGGCATTAAAGGTTCCTCCACCAGGTCGGTCATCCTGGAAGATGTCAAAGTTCCCGTAGAAAACTTGTTATTCGAAATCGGTCGGGGGCATGTGGTGGCTTTTAATATCCTGAACTTAGGCCGCTATAAACTCGCTGCAAATGCTTTGGGCAATGCCAAGTTTGCCCTGGAGTTGGCGGCAAGCTATGCCAATGAGCGCAAGCAGTTTGGCACTCCTATTGCTAATTTTGGTCTCATTAAGGAAAAACTGGCCGAAATGGCCATTAAAATCTATGTGGCCGAGAGCATGGTCTACCGTACTGGGGGCTTGTTAGAAAACATACTGCACAGTCTGGATACCACAGGCGCTGACGGGGGACAAATCGCTGCCAAGGGGATTGAGGAATATGCCTTAGAATGCTCAGTAAACAAGATCTTCGCCACAGAGGTTCAGGCGTATGCTGTGGATGAAGGCGTGCAAATTCACGGCGGTTATGGGTTTAGTGCTGAATACACCATCGAAAGGCTATACAGAGATGCCAGAATTTATCGCATTTTTGAAGGGACGAATGAGATAAACCGGGTTTTGGTTCCCACAACCCTGCTGCGCCGGGCGGCAAAAGGGGATTTGCCTCTTCAGGAAGCCATTGAAAAGCTGAAAGGGGCAATGGCAGGCGGGAGCTTGGTCAGAGAGGGGGAAGCCGGTTTGGTCCAGGCAGCAAAGGATATATTCTTGCTGACCATAGGTGCCGGACTTGAGAAGTATGGGAAGGAATTGCAGAAACAACAGGAAATCCTGGGCAGGTTGGCTGATCTGGCTATAGGAGCTTTCGCAGTAGAGAGTGCTTGGCTCCGAGCCCAGAAGGCAGTAGCTAATGAGGGCGGAGTCAAGGCAAAGCTTAAGCTCAGTATGGCAAGGGCTTACATTAATGCTGCCGTTGGGCTTTTGGAATATTCCGCAAAGGAAACCTTGACAGCTCTTGCCGAGGGCGAGGAGTTGGCAGGCTTACTGGAAAATCTGCGGAAGCTGACTAATTATGCTATCAGGGACACAGTGGCCCTGAGACAGGAGATAGCTGCGGCCATTTCGGAAAACGGCAAATATGGGGTTTAA
- a CDS encoding sigma-54 interaction domain-containing protein: protein MASESEKQSLDRQDAYKDELRKTLEQQFLQQIIDNSSDAIFVTDKFGNILLANAGTEKFMGCKAEELIKCNVKDLLEKGVYDWSPTLKAIKTRSIVSGNVTNKPGVQFMATSNPLLDRNGDIVMMITNARDKNLVDEYIAALEKERIAVNRYKTAVEYLSEVDLENKELVVESQQMQQIMKISNVIAKTDSTVMLIGETGTGKEVMARHIHRNSLRSKEPFIPVNCAAIPHELLESEFFGYVRGAFTGANPQGKPGLFEIADKGTLFLDEIAELPLAMQAKLLRVLESGEIQRLGDTTIYKADIRFIAATNRDLKVMMGQKLFRSDLYYRLNVIPINLPPLKERPEDILALAYKFLDELNRKYSLKKNFSIQATKGFLNYSWPGNVRELRNVIERLVITSTSDILNFEYELECFSEINMAYQGTLKTVMKAVEEKYINQVLEECGGRVDEAARRLGVHRTLLYRKREVKSK from the coding sequence GTGGCGTCTGAATCTGAAAAACAAAGTCTTGATCGACAAGACGCTTATAAGGATGAATTAAGAAAAACCCTTGAGCAACAGTTTCTACAACAGATTATTGATAATTCATCTGATGCGATATTTGTTACCGATAAATTTGGCAATATTCTTTTGGCGAACGCAGGAACAGAGAAGTTCATGGGATGTAAGGCTGAAGAACTGATTAAGTGCAATGTCAAGGATTTGCTGGAAAAGGGTGTATATGACTGGTCCCCGACCCTGAAGGCGATTAAAACACGTTCTATTGTATCAGGGAATGTGACAAACAAACCCGGAGTTCAGTTTATGGCTACCAGTAATCCCTTACTGGATAGAAATGGCGATATTGTTATGATGATCACCAATGCCCGCGATAAAAATTTAGTGGACGAGTATATTGCGGCTTTGGAAAAAGAGAGAATAGCTGTGAACCGATACAAAACAGCGGTAGAGTATTTGAGTGAAGTGGACTTGGAGAATAAGGAGCTCGTGGTCGAGAGCCAGCAAATGCAGCAAATTATGAAAATCAGCAATGTCATAGCGAAAACGGACAGTACTGTTATGTTGATCGGAGAAACGGGTACGGGTAAAGAAGTCATGGCAAGGCATATCCATCGCAATAGTCTGCGGTCGAAAGAACCTTTTATCCCGGTAAATTGTGCAGCAATTCCTCATGAATTGCTAGAGTCAGAATTCTTCGGCTATGTGCGGGGGGCCTTTACAGGTGCAAATCCGCAAGGAAAACCGGGGTTGTTTGAAATTGCCGATAAAGGAACGTTGTTTCTGGACGAAATTGCCGAACTGCCCCTGGCGATGCAGGCTAAACTGCTAAGAGTGTTAGAATCCGGTGAAATACAAAGGTTAGGAGATACGACTATTTACAAGGCCGATATTCGATTCATTGCGGCGACGAATCGGGACTTAAAAGTAATGATGGGGCAAAAACTGTTCAGAAGCGACTTATACTATCGCCTTAATGTAATACCTATTAATTTGCCGCCTTTGAAAGAAAGGCCTGAGGACATTCTTGCCTTGGCCTATAAATTTTTAGACGAATTGAATAGGAAATATTCTCTAAAGAAGAATTTTTCTATTCAAGCGACGAAAGGGTTTTTAAACTATAGCTGGCCAGGGAATGTCCGGGAATTGCGTAATGTTATCGAGAGATTAGTCATTACCTCAACAAGTGATATCTTGAATTTTGAGTATGAGTTAGAATGTTTTTCGGAAATAAATATGGCTTATCAAGGGACCTTGAAAACTGTTATGAAAGCCGTGGAAGAGAAGTATATAAACCAGGTTCTGGAAGAATGTGGAGGACGAGTAGACGAGGCGGCTCGGCGACTAGGCGTTCACCGCACCCTGCTGTATCGTAAGCGTGAAGTAAAATCCAAGTGA